A single genomic interval of Peromyscus leucopus breed LL Stock chromosome 7, UCI_PerLeu_2.1, whole genome shotgun sequence harbors:
- the Tacc3 gene encoding transforming acidic coiled-coil-containing protein 3 isoform X1: MVIHSSHDSIRLEFDFPDDTTNPKVSSPRRLAERPGLQLLLKKSEASQEQAPKEAEERDGTRERDECPQPASWDSYHLNWEKLDDSNFSLFGGDSKYNGKKAKFPESPKNRLTLLVAEQLSAGPTDVENSPTHQLPLAPVDDTPVVQMAVEILSAEDGVQEGVLNSSRTSASTSFLDSELVAPPEPVLEPSLQGPEPVMDDKLMAPPEPVLEPSLQGPEPIMDDKLVAPPEPVLEPSNQGPEPLMDDKLMAPPEPVLEPSLQGPEPIMDDKLMAPPEPVLEPSNQGPEPIMDGDLAPPEPVLEPSLQGPEPILDGDLAPPEPVLEPSHQGLEPILDPNEESFRDPAEVLGTGAEVDYLEQFGTSSFKESAWRKQSLYLKFDPLLKESPVRPMPVVPVTNSIQDADESSSGNPMEAKLVDLDFLGALDVPEPGPPLCVLEPRGLLPAEPIVDVLLYSQKDLDALVNATQQENLELRSKYEDLNMKYLEMGKIVDGFEKIVYKSMEDAEKQKELSEDKIKKVLKERDQLTADLNSMEKSFSDLFKRFEKQKEVIEGYRKNEESLKKCVEEYIVKVEKEGQRYQALKTHAEEKLKQANEEIAQVRSKAQGETLAFQASLRKAQMQIHSLEKTVEQKTKENDELTRICDDLISKMEKM; encoded by the exons ATGGTCATCCATTCAAGTCATGACTCCATAAGGCTAGAATTTGACTTCCCTGATGATACCACCAACCCAAAGGTGTCTTCACCAAGGAGACTGGCGGAGAGACCTGGCCTCCAGCTTCTCCTGAAGAAATCAGAGGCCAGCCAGGAGCAGGCCcccaaagaagcagaagaaagagatgggaccagagagagagatgaatgtccCCAGCCTGCTTCCTGGGACTCTTACCACCTTAACTGGGAAAAATTGGATGACTCAAACTTCAGTCTATTTGGAGGTGACTCCAAGTATAATGGCAAAAAAGCTAAGTTCCCAGAAAGTCCCAAGAACAGGTTGACCTTGCTTGTGGCTGAGCAGCTGAGTGCTGGGCCTACAGACGTGGAGAACTCTCCAACCCA TCAGCTGCCTTTAGCCCCAGTGGATGATACACCTGTGGTTCAGATGGCAGTCGAGATCCTAAGCGCAGAAGATGGTGtacag GAGGGAGTCTTGAATTCCTCAAGAACTTCAGCTTCCACAAGTTTTCTGGACAGTGAGCTGGTGGCTCCTCCTGAGCCAGTGCTGGAGCCTTCCCTTCAGGGACCAGAGCCTGTCATGGATGACAAACTGATGGCCCCTCCTGAGCCAGTGCTGGAGCCTTCCCTTCAGGGACCAGAGCCTATCATGGATGACAAACTGGTGGCCCCTCCTGAGCCAGTGCTGGAGCCTTCTAATCAGGGACCAGAGCCTCTCATGGATGACAAACTGATGGCCCCTCCTGAGCCGGTGCTGGAGCCTTCCCTTCAGGGACCAGAGCCTATCATGGATGACAAACTGATGGCCCCTCCTGAGCCAGTGCTGGAGCCTTCTAATCAGGGACCAGAGCCTATCATGGATGGTGACCTTGCCCCTCCTGAGCCGGTGCTGGAGCCTTCTCTTCAGGGACCAGAACCTATCTTGGATGGTGACCTTGCCCCTCCTGAGCCAGTGCTGGAACCCTCTCATCAGGGACTAGAACCTATCTTGGACCCAAATGAGGAGAGCTTCAGAGACCCAGCAGAAG TTCTAGGTACTGGTGCTGAAGTGGATTATCTGGAGCAGTTTGGAACTTCCTCG TTTAAGGAGTCAGCCTGGAGGAAGCAGTCTTTGTACTTGAAATTTGATCCCCTCCTGAAAGAAAGCCCTGTGCGACCAATGCCAGTGGTCCCAGTGACAAATAG TATACAGGATGCAGATGAGTCTAGTTCGGGAAATCCAATGGAAGCCAAGCTTGTGGACCTAGATTTCTTGGGAGCTCTGGATGTTCCT GAGCCAGGCCCACCTCTGTGTGTCCTTGAGCCTAGAGGTCTCCTTCCTGCTGAGCCTATTGTGGATGTGCTGCTATACAGCCAGAAAGACCTGGATGCATTG GTGAATGCGACACAACAGGAGAACTTGGAGCTGAGGAGCAAGTATGAGGACCTCAACATGAAGTACTTGGAGATGGG GAAGATCGTGGATGGGTTTGAGAAGATTGTGTACAAATCAATGG AGGATgctgagaaacagaaggaactctCAGAAGACAAAATCAAGAAGGTTCTGAAAGAGAGAGACCAACTTACTGCAGACCTGAACTCCATGGAAAAGTCCTTCTCTGACCTTTTCAAGAGGtttgagaagcagaaagaagtgaTTGAAGGCTACCGCAAG AATGAAGAGTCTCTGAAGAAATGTGTTGAGGAATACATAGTGAAGGTTGAAAAGGAAGGCCAGAGGTACCAGGCATTGAAGACCCATGCAGAAGAAAAGCTCAAGCA GGCAAATGAGGAGATCGCCCAAGTACGTAGCAAGGCCCAGGGAGAGACACTGGCCTTCCAGGCAAGCCTGAGGAAGGCCCAGATGCAGATCCATTCACTGGAGAAGACTGTAGAACAGAAG ACTAAAGAAAATGATGAGCTGACCAGGATCTGTGATGACCTCATCTCGAAGATGGAGAAGATGTGA
- the Tacc3 gene encoding transforming acidic coiled-coil-containing protein 3 isoform X3: MPPVKRVQKAMTSCFHNRNLPEDPLFSVCHRKKMYHPGTRPEPQSQLPLAPVDDTPVVQMAVEILSAEDGVQEGVLNSSRTSASTSFLDSELVAPPEPVLEPSLQGPEPVMDDKLMAPPEPVLEPSLQGPEPIMDDKLVAPPEPVLEPSNQGPEPLMDDKLMAPPEPVLEPSLQGPEPIMDDKLMAPPEPVLEPSNQGPEPIMDGDLAPPEPVLEPSLQGPEPILDGDLAPPEPVLEPSHQGLEPILDPNEESFRDPAEVLGTGAEVDYLEQFGTSSFKESAWRKQSLYLKFDPLLKESPVRPMPVVPVTNSIQDADESSSGNPMEAKLVDLDFLGALDVPEPGPPLCVLEPRGLLPAEPIVDVLLYSQKDLDALVNATQQENLELRSKYEDLNMKYLEMGKIVDGFEKIVYKSMEDAEKQKELSEDKIKKVLKERDQLTADLNSMEKSFSDLFKRFEKQKEVIEGYRKNEESLKKCVEEYIVKVEKEGQRYQALKTHAEEKLKQANEEIAQVRSKAQGETLAFQASLRKAQMQIHSLEKTVEQKTKENDELTRICDDLISKMEKM; encoded by the exons TCAGCTGCCTTTAGCCCCAGTGGATGATACACCTGTGGTTCAGATGGCAGTCGAGATCCTAAGCGCAGAAGATGGTGtacag GAGGGAGTCTTGAATTCCTCAAGAACTTCAGCTTCCACAAGTTTTCTGGACAGTGAGCTGGTGGCTCCTCCTGAGCCAGTGCTGGAGCCTTCCCTTCAGGGACCAGAGCCTGTCATGGATGACAAACTGATGGCCCCTCCTGAGCCAGTGCTGGAGCCTTCCCTTCAGGGACCAGAGCCTATCATGGATGACAAACTGGTGGCCCCTCCTGAGCCAGTGCTGGAGCCTTCTAATCAGGGACCAGAGCCTCTCATGGATGACAAACTGATGGCCCCTCCTGAGCCGGTGCTGGAGCCTTCCCTTCAGGGACCAGAGCCTATCATGGATGACAAACTGATGGCCCCTCCTGAGCCAGTGCTGGAGCCTTCTAATCAGGGACCAGAGCCTATCATGGATGGTGACCTTGCCCCTCCTGAGCCGGTGCTGGAGCCTTCTCTTCAGGGACCAGAACCTATCTTGGATGGTGACCTTGCCCCTCCTGAGCCAGTGCTGGAACCCTCTCATCAGGGACTAGAACCTATCTTGGACCCAAATGAGGAGAGCTTCAGAGACCCAGCAGAAG TTCTAGGTACTGGTGCTGAAGTGGATTATCTGGAGCAGTTTGGAACTTCCTCG TTTAAGGAGTCAGCCTGGAGGAAGCAGTCTTTGTACTTGAAATTTGATCCCCTCCTGAAAGAAAGCCCTGTGCGACCAATGCCAGTGGTCCCAGTGACAAATAG TATACAGGATGCAGATGAGTCTAGTTCGGGAAATCCAATGGAAGCCAAGCTTGTGGACCTAGATTTCTTGGGAGCTCTGGATGTTCCT GAGCCAGGCCCACCTCTGTGTGTCCTTGAGCCTAGAGGTCTCCTTCCTGCTGAGCCTATTGTGGATGTGCTGCTATACAGCCAGAAAGACCTGGATGCATTG GTGAATGCGACACAACAGGAGAACTTGGAGCTGAGGAGCAAGTATGAGGACCTCAACATGAAGTACTTGGAGATGGG GAAGATCGTGGATGGGTTTGAGAAGATTGTGTACAAATCAATGG AGGATgctgagaaacagaaggaactctCAGAAGACAAAATCAAGAAGGTTCTGAAAGAGAGAGACCAACTTACTGCAGACCTGAACTCCATGGAAAAGTCCTTCTCTGACCTTTTCAAGAGGtttgagaagcagaaagaagtgaTTGAAGGCTACCGCAAG AATGAAGAGTCTCTGAAGAAATGTGTTGAGGAATACATAGTGAAGGTTGAAAAGGAAGGCCAGAGGTACCAGGCATTGAAGACCCATGCAGAAGAAAAGCTCAAGCA GGCAAATGAGGAGATCGCCCAAGTACGTAGCAAGGCCCAGGGAGAGACACTGGCCTTCCAGGCAAGCCTGAGGAAGGCCCAGATGCAGATCCATTCACTGGAGAAGACTGTAGAACAGAAG ACTAAAGAAAATGATGAGCTGACCAGGATCTGTGATGACCTCATCTCGAAGATGGAGAAGATGTGA